From the genome of Burkholderiales bacterium:
ATAAGCCGAGATGAGCGAAAAGGTTATTCAAAAAAAAGAACCCCAGGCCAAGCATGATACCAGCGAATATTTTTGCACTGATGCCGCCGGTGTGCCTCTGGTATTGAGCAAACGGAAGTGCCAGCAGCATCATCACCAGAACTGCGATAGGATAAATTAGCTTTTTCCATAGCGCTAGATCGTAGCGCGATGTTTGCTGATTATTTTCGCGCAAGTGCTCTGTGTATAAATAAAGGTTCCACGCCGACATCTTGTCCGGCACCACCATGAGCACGTCCAAAATGTTTGGATTCAGTACCGAATACCACGTGGCCTCGGGAACCGACTCCACAGTCGTCTTCTCGTCATCGAATCGCGTTAGCATCACATCGCTCAAGCGCCATTTATTGCCGTTGAGGTACTTGCCTTCCTTGGCAAAGCTGATTGTGCGCAGATGCTGCTGCGGATCAAATTCGTAAATTTTCACACCCTGTAACGTCGAATCAGGAAGAATTTGCGAGATGTTGACAAAGCTCTGTTCATCCTTAACCCACAGGCCCGAGCGGAATTCCTGCGCTACCACCAGGTTTAATGATTTAAGGCGCACTTCCTGAGCGGCGCGCTCGCTAGCCGGTTCGATGAATTCGCCGAATACAAAAGTCAACACTACAAATACCAATCCGGTCTGCAGCAGCGAGAAAACCATGCTTTTTGCCGACACCCCGGACACGCGCATTACCGCGTACTCCGAATGCACAGCCAGCTGCGCAAGCGCAACCAGGGTGCCGATAAGCGCCGCAATGGGAAATAATTCGTACACGTGGCGTGGAATGATGAGCAGTACATACAGCAGGATACGGCGCAATGGGTAATTGGAACTGATGTCGCCCAGCTCATGAATCAGGTCGAACAGAGTAAACAAAATGAGAAGTGCGCAAAATACAAGCAGGGTGCTGCCGAAAATATGCCGCCTGAGATAGCGGTTAAGAATCCTCATCGCGCAAT
Proteins encoded in this window:
- the lptG gene encoding LPS export ABC transporter permease LptG, whose product is MRILNRYLRRHIFGSTLLVFCALLILFTLFDLIHELGDISSNYPLRRILLYVLLIIPRHVYELFPIAALIGTLVALAQLAVHSEYAVMRVSGVSAKSMVFSLLQTGLVFVVLTFVFGEFIEPASERAAQEVRLKSLNLVVAQEFRSGLWVKDEQSFVNISQILPDSTLQGVKIYEFDPQQHLRTISFAKEGKYLNGNKWRLSDVMLTRFDDEKTTVESVPEATWYSVLNPNILDVLMVVPDKMSAWNLYLYTEHLRENNQQTSRYDLALWKKLIYPIAVLVMMLLALPFAQYQRHTGGISAKIFAGIMLGLGFFFLNNLFAHLGLLSDWPPFFSAAAPTILFFVAATAMIWWEEKR